In a single window of the Aminomonas paucivorans DSM 12260 genome:
- the pruA gene encoding L-glutamate gamma-semialdehyde dehydrogenase — translation MNNALYSFSQPCNEPVLGYLPGSPERAALEAELERQSSLQPEIPLIIGGRPVRTGRLGKVTMPCDHGHLLATVHRAGATEVRQAIDAALAAREDWLNLSYHERGAIFLKAAELISKRYRALLNAATMLGQGKNAFQAEIDAACEVIDYLRFNVHFASRIYADQPLMGSDSINRMEYRPLEGFVFAVTPFNFTAIALNLNLAPVLMGNVTIWKPASTAVLSSYYLMKVLQEAGLPDGVINFLPASGAELTETVLDDPNLAGIHFTGSNGVFNALWRGVANRLDRYRSYPRLVGETGGKDFVFAHASADIAALSTGILRGAFEYQGQKCSAASRAYIPRSLWPEVRQRLVEGIQSMKMGDVRDLDCFVNAVIDRKSFESIQGYVEKAKASPDAKILAGGEGDASTGYFFRPTLIEALDPRFVTMEEEIFGPVMTVYVYEDERFEETLHLCDRTSPYALTGAVFAQDRYAFVQACRTLRYAAGNFYLNDKPTGAMVGLQPFGGARGSGTNDKAGSGLNLLRWVSPRTVKETLLPATDWRYPYMTR, via the coding sequence ATGAACAACGCTCTGTACAGTTTCTCTCAGCCCTGCAACGAGCCGGTCCTGGGATATCTGCCCGGGTCTCCGGAACGGGCGGCCCTGGAGGCGGAGCTGGAGCGCCAGAGCTCCCTGCAGCCGGAGATCCCCCTGATCATCGGGGGGCGTCCGGTGCGCACCGGACGCCTGGGCAAGGTCACCATGCCCTGCGACCATGGACACCTGCTCGCCACGGTCCACCGGGCGGGGGCGACGGAAGTGCGGCAGGCCATCGACGCGGCGTTGGCCGCTCGGGAGGATTGGCTGAACCTCTCCTACCACGAGAGGGGAGCCATCTTCCTCAAGGCGGCGGAGCTGATCTCCAAGCGCTACCGCGCTCTCCTGAACGCCGCCACCATGTTGGGGCAGGGGAAGAACGCCTTCCAGGCGGAGATCGATGCGGCCTGCGAGGTGATCGACTACCTCCGGTTCAACGTGCACTTTGCCTCCCGGATCTACGCGGACCAGCCCCTCATGGGGTCGGACAGCATCAACCGCATGGAGTACCGTCCCCTGGAGGGGTTCGTCTTTGCCGTCACCCCCTTCAACTTCACCGCCATCGCCCTGAACCTCAACCTGGCCCCTGTGCTCATGGGCAACGTGACGATCTGGAAGCCCGCCTCCACGGCGGTGCTGTCCTCGTACTACCTCATGAAGGTCCTCCAGGAGGCGGGGCTCCCCGACGGGGTGATCAACTTCCTCCCCGCCTCGGGAGCGGAACTCACCGAGACGGTCCTGGACGATCCGAACTTGGCGGGGATCCACTTCACCGGGTCCAACGGGGTTTTCAACGCCCTATGGCGGGGGGTGGCGAACCGACTGGACCGCTACCGCAGCTATCCTCGTCTGGTGGGAGAGACGGGGGGCAAGGATTTCGTCTTCGCCCACGCCTCCGCGGACATCGCGGCCTTGTCCACGGGGATTCTCCGGGGAGCCTTCGAGTACCAGGGTCAGAAGTGTTCCGCCGCTTCCCGGGCCTACATCCCCCGTTCTCTGTGGCCGGAGGTGCGCCAACGGCTGGTGGAGGGGATCCAATCCATGAAGATGGGGGACGTCCGGGACCTGGACTGTTTCGTCAACGCAGTCATCGACCGCAAGTCCTTCGAGAGCATCCAGGGGTACGTGGAGAAGGCCAAGGCTTCCCCGGACGCGAAGATCCTGGCGGGAGGGGAAGGGGATGCCTCCACGGGCTACTTCTTCCGACCCACGCTGATCGAGGCCCTGGATCCGCGCTTCGTCACCATGGAGGAGGAGATCTTCGGCCCCGTGATGACGGTGTACGTCTACGAGGACGAGCGCTTCGAGGAGACCCTGCACCTCTGCGACCGCACCTCCCCCTACGCCCTCACCGGGGCGGTGTTTGCCCAGGATCGGTACGCCTTCGTCCAGGCCTGCCGGACCCTCCGGTACGCCGCGGGGAATTTTTACCTCAACGACAAGCCCACGGGGGCCATGGTGGGGCTGCAGCCCTTCGGGGGAGCCCGGGGCTCCGGGACCAATGACAAGGCGGGAAGCGGCCTGAACCTGCTCCGGTGGGTGAGCCCCCGCACCGTCAAGGAAACCCTGCTGCCCGCCACGGATTGGCGTTATCCCTACATGACCCGCTGA
- a CDS encoding molybdopterin-dependent aldehyde oxidoreductase, producing MKQYHVKSIRLNGIPRKVVADPEQRLIRIIREQLGFTGTKLGCGVGQCGVCNVLLDGKVTRSCITPWSKVPEGADIVTIEGIGTPDHLHALQYAFIIKGAIQCGFCTPGFIVAAKGLLEVNPSPTRDEVRDWFQKHWTACRCTGYVQVVDAVMEAAAILRGEKTMTCLDELYKDGDTIWGSRYPRPSAIYKATGTMDYGDDLYGKMPQETLFAVPVCPETHHARVLKIDYTEALKMPGVVKVVTAEDIKANKGTNRIRGQQGSGSMSGDGWERRMIVPEGDKIRQWGECVAIVCADTEQNARAAAAAVVVELEQLPELLHVKDAMAQGAVKVYDEIPDLADIPNCFNVRPIIKGEDTKPLIDKAKYVVDDEFYSSRQPHLTLETDCGFGYFDEEGRITIQSKSICVYRHQLMIARGIGMAPSKIRIIMNPMGATFGYKVAPTNEFLIAICVIATGRPVYMRLDMKEHITRTPKRSPFLMKIRLGADEKGMLVGGEHYWYVDHGPYSESSQDLTNKGSQFFMAPYHLDSVRGCGYTIFTNHRWSAAFRAYGSPQTYWGGETAMDMLAHECGMDPFEFRVQNVIRPGDSFAHGQKPEVYPFQELIEKVRPLYEEAKKRAAAGSTEEIKKGVGISFGIYNSNDDGADDASSNIELTKDGVILYNTWEDHGQGADAGCVGTAHEALKPLGLRPEQIRLECNDTAKAPNSGAAAASRCQVMVGNAIVDSCNKLLEAMKKPDGTYRTYDEMVAEGIPTFYEGYWQAKTRDNSGEVITCTGMDDTTGEGYPFSNHMFGIFLAEVSVNTKTGKTTVDRFTLASDVGAICNLDVVDGQQYGGLAQGIGLALSEDFIDMHKHNNLVACGLPYVKDVPDELKLIHQMMPREFGPFGASGTGEMPLSAPHPAIGNAIFNATGVRIKELPCSPDKVLAGLKK from the coding sequence ATGAAGCAGTACCATGTGAAGTCCATCCGGCTCAACGGCATCCCGCGCAAGGTGGTGGCGGATCCGGAGCAGCGCCTCATCCGGATCATCCGGGAACAGCTCGGCTTCACCGGCACCAAGCTGGGCTGCGGCGTGGGGCAGTGCGGGGTCTGCAACGTCCTGCTGGACGGCAAGGTGACCCGCTCCTGCATCACCCCCTGGAGCAAGGTTCCCGAGGGTGCGGACATCGTCACCATCGAAGGCATCGGGACCCCGGATCACCTCCACGCCCTTCAGTATGCGTTCATCATCAAGGGCGCCATCCAGTGTGGCTTCTGCACCCCCGGCTTCATCGTGGCCGCCAAGGGGCTGCTGGAGGTCAATCCCTCCCCCACTCGCGATGAGGTTCGGGACTGGTTCCAGAAGCACTGGACCGCCTGCCGCTGCACCGGCTACGTGCAGGTGGTGGATGCGGTCATGGAGGCCGCCGCGATCCTGCGGGGCGAGAAGACCATGACCTGCCTCGACGAGCTCTACAAGGACGGGGACACCATCTGGGGCAGCCGCTACCCTCGCCCCAGCGCCATCTACAAGGCCACCGGCACCATGGACTACGGCGACGACCTCTATGGGAAGATGCCCCAGGAGACCCTCTTCGCCGTTCCCGTGTGCCCCGAGACCCACCATGCCCGGGTCCTGAAGATCGACTACACCGAAGCTCTGAAGATGCCTGGGGTGGTCAAGGTGGTCACCGCCGAGGACATCAAGGCCAACAAGGGGACCAACCGCATCCGGGGCCAGCAGGGTTCCGGCTCCATGTCCGGCGACGGCTGGGAGCGGCGCATGATCGTGCCCGAGGGCGACAAGATCCGCCAGTGGGGCGAGTGCGTGGCCATCGTCTGCGCCGACACGGAGCAGAACGCCCGGGCTGCCGCCGCCGCGGTGGTGGTGGAGCTGGAGCAGCTTCCGGAGCTTCTCCACGTGAAGGACGCCATGGCTCAGGGGGCCGTGAAGGTCTACGACGAAATCCCCGACTTGGCGGACATCCCCAACTGCTTCAACGTCCGTCCCATCATCAAGGGCGAGGACACGAAGCCCCTCATCGATAAGGCCAAGTACGTGGTGGACGACGAGTTCTACAGCTCCCGGCAGCCCCACCTGACTCTGGAGACGGACTGCGGCTTCGGCTACTTCGACGAAGAGGGCCGGATCACCATCCAGTCCAAGAGCATCTGCGTGTACCGTCACCAGCTCATGATCGCCCGGGGTATCGGCATGGCGCCGTCGAAGATCCGCATCATCATGAACCCAATGGGCGCCACTTTCGGCTACAAGGTCGCCCCCACCAACGAGTTCCTCATCGCCATCTGCGTCATCGCCACGGGGCGGCCGGTGTACATGCGTCTGGACATGAAGGAGCACATCACCCGCACCCCGAAGCGGTCCCCCTTCCTCATGAAGATCCGCCTGGGGGCCGACGAGAAGGGCATGCTGGTGGGCGGCGAGCACTACTGGTATGTGGACCACGGCCCCTACTCCGAGTCCAGCCAGGACCTCACCAACAAGGGAAGCCAGTTCTTCATGGCCCCCTACCACCTGGACAGCGTCCGGGGCTGCGGCTACACGATCTTCACCAACCACCGGTGGAGCGCCGCCTTCCGGGCCTACGGCTCTCCCCAGACCTATTGGGGCGGCGAGACGGCCATGGATATGCTGGCCCACGAGTGCGGCATGGATCCCTTCGAGTTCCGGGTCCAGAACGTCATCCGTCCGGGAGATTCCTTCGCCCACGGGCAGAAGCCTGAGGTCTATCCCTTCCAGGAGCTGATCGAGAAGGTCCGCCCGCTCTACGAGGAGGCCAAGAAGCGGGCCGCCGCAGGCAGCACCGAGGAGATCAAGAAGGGCGTGGGCATCTCCTTCGGCATCTACAACTCCAACGACGACGGCGCCGACGACGCCAGCAGCAACATCGAGCTTACCAAGGACGGCGTGATCCTCTACAACACCTGGGAGGACCACGGCCAGGGCGCCGATGCGGGCTGCGTGGGCACCGCCCACGAGGCCCTCAAGCCCCTGGGCCTGCGGCCCGAGCAGATCCGGCTGGAGTGCAACGACACCGCCAAGGCCCCCAACAGCGGAGCTGCCGCGGCGAGCCGCTGCCAGGTCATGGTGGGCAACGCCATCGTGGACTCCTGCAACAAGCTTCTGGAGGCCATGAAGAAGCCCGACGGCACCTATCGCACCTACGACGAGATGGTGGCGGAGGGGATCCCCACGTTCTACGAGGGGTACTGGCAGGCCAAGACCCGTGACAACAGCGGAGAGGTCATCACCTGCACCGGCATGGATGATACCACCGGGGAAGGCTATCCTTTCTCCAACCACATGTTCGGGATCTTCCTGGCGGAAGTGTCCGTGAACACGAAGACCGGAAAGACCACGGTGGATCGCTTCACCCTGGCGAGCGACGTGGGGGCCATCTGCAACCTGGACGTGGTGGACGGCCAGCAGTACGGCGGTCTGGCACAGGGCATCGGTCTGGCCCTTTCCGAGGATTTCATTGACATGCACAAGCACAACAACCTGGTGGCCTGCGGGCTGCCCTACGTGAAGGACGTGCCGGACGAGCTGAAGCTGATCCACCAGATGATGCCCCGGGAGTTCGGCCCCTTCGGTGCCTCCGGCACCGGCGAGATGCCCCTCTCCGCTCCCCATCCCGCCATCGGCAACGCCATCTTCAACGCCACGGGGGTGCGCATCAAGGAGCTTCCCTGTTCCCCCGACAAAGTCCTGGCGGGTCTCAAGAAGTAA
- a CDS encoding cupin domain-containing protein translates to MAEIQGASGRLEDLPLHNASALAPGVIKRIVFGPGQHWDDYVVRYFILPPGESIPPHTHEWDHFVVAVKGHGQVTVEGVPHDLPELSWGHVPPGVEHVFANVGDTDFAFFCIVPTHGDPHAKKTRMRQDRADRKERESS, encoded by the coding sequence ATGGCGGAGATTCAGGGAGCGTCGGGCAGGCTGGAGGATCTTCCCCTGCACAACGCCTCGGCCCTGGCGCCGGGGGTGATCAAGCGCATCGTCTTCGGTCCCGGGCAGCATTGGGACGACTACGTAGTCCGGTATTTCATCCTGCCTCCCGGGGAGTCCATCCCTCCCCATACCCACGAGTGGGACCACTTCGTGGTGGCGGTGAAGGGGCACGGTCAGGTGACGGTGGAAGGAGTGCCCCACGACCTGCCGGAACTGTCCTGGGGACACGTCCCCCCGGGGGTGGAGCACGTGTTCGCCAACGTGGGGGATACGGACTTCGCCTTCTTCTGCATCGTCCCCACCCATGGAGACCCCCACGCAAAGAAGACCCGGATGCGGCAGGATCGGGCGGATCGGAAGGAGCGGGAATCCTCGTGA
- a CDS encoding aldehyde dehydrogenase family protein codes for MTSVLRDSILAEVGLEEVPSGATLGGSGGWLDVHGPELVSRSPTDGQEIARIRQADGSDLARVLDGAREGFRTWSAMPAPRRGEVVRRIGTQLRRYKEPLARLITLEMGKILPEARGEVQEMIDIADFAVGLSRQLYGMTTHSERPGHRLYEQWHSLGPVGVVTAFNFPSAVWSWNAMLAGVCGDTVVWKPSSQTPLVTLAVQRILEPVLDEFDLRGVFTAVVGPGRSVGEELLRSPHIPLLSVTGSGSVGAHVAQVVGARMGRTILELGGNNAVIVREDACLDDALQAVFFGAVGTAGQRCTSTRRVILHPRIAKPFLDRLCSAYRHLKVDHPLWTDPHVGPVTTPEAMEDMESAIREARDAGGTLLAGGDRVPVEGAPEGYYIRPAIMRAENHWPVVQRETFAPLLYVMEAESMEEALALQNGVPQGLSSSCFTNSLRDAERFLSVRGSDCGIANINLGTSGAEIGGAFGGEKETGGGRESGSDAWKAYMRRQTVTIHWEDGLELAQGVVFKLPGEA; via the coding sequence ATGACGAGCGTGCTGAGGGATTCCATCCTTGCGGAGGTGGGGTTGGAAGAGGTTCCTTCCGGGGCGACCTTGGGCGGGAGCGGCGGGTGGCTGGACGTGCACGGGCCGGAGCTGGTCTCCCGCTCCCCAACGGATGGACAGGAGATCGCTCGGATCCGGCAGGCCGACGGATCCGACCTGGCTCGGGTCCTCGACGGGGCCAGGGAAGGGTTCAGGACCTGGTCCGCCATGCCCGCCCCCCGGCGCGGGGAGGTGGTGCGGCGCATCGGGACGCAGCTACGCCGGTACAAGGAGCCCCTGGCCCGGCTCATCACCCTGGAGATGGGGAAGATCCTCCCGGAGGCTCGGGGAGAGGTCCAGGAGATGATCGACATCGCCGACTTCGCCGTGGGACTCAGCAGGCAGCTGTACGGCATGACCACCCACAGCGAGCGGCCCGGTCATCGGTTGTACGAACAGTGGCACTCCCTGGGGCCGGTGGGGGTCGTCACGGCCTTCAACTTCCCCAGCGCGGTCTGGAGTTGGAACGCCATGCTCGCGGGGGTCTGCGGGGACACGGTTGTCTGGAAGCCCAGTTCCCAGACCCCCCTGGTGACCTTGGCGGTGCAGCGGATCCTGGAGCCCGTCCTGGACGAGTTCGACCTTCGGGGTGTGTTTACCGCCGTCGTCGGTCCGGGGCGCAGCGTGGGAGAGGAGCTGCTTCGGTCGCCCCACATCCCCCTGCTCAGCGTCACCGGCAGCGGTTCCGTGGGAGCCCACGTGGCTCAGGTGGTGGGGGCGCGCATGGGACGCACCATCCTGGAGCTGGGGGGCAACAACGCCGTGATCGTCCGGGAGGACGCCTGCCTGGACGACGCGCTTCAGGCGGTCTTCTTCGGGGCGGTGGGGACGGCGGGACAGCGCTGCACCAGTACCCGCAGGGTGATCCTGCACCCTCGGATCGCCAAGCCGTTCCTGGACCGTCTCTGCTCGGCCTACCGCCATCTGAAGGTCGACCATCCCCTGTGGACGGACCCCCACGTGGGTCCCGTGACCACCCCCGAGGCCATGGAGGACATGGAGTCGGCCATCCGGGAGGCCCGAGACGCCGGGGGGACCCTGCTGGCGGGGGGAGACCGCGTTCCTGTGGAGGGAGCGCCGGAGGGATACTACATCCGCCCGGCCATCATGAGGGCGGAGAACCACTGGCCGGTGGTGCAGAGGGAGACCTTCGCTCCCCTCCTCTACGTCATGGAGGCGGAGAGCATGGAGGAGGCCCTGGCTCTGCAGAACGGCGTGCCTCAGGGCTTGAGCTCCTCTTGCTTCACCAATTCCCTGCGGGACGCGGAGCGGTTCCTCTCGGTCCGGGGGTCGGACTGCGGCATCGCCAACATCAACCTGGGGACGTCGGGAGCTGAAATCGGCGGGGCCTTCGGGGGCGAAAAGGAGACCGGCGGCGGCCGGGAATCGGGGTCCGACGCCTGGAAAGCCTACATGCGCCGCCAGACCGTCACCATCCACTGGGAGGATGGTTTGGAACTGGCACAGGGCGTGGTCTTCAAGCTGCCCGGGGAGGCATGA